The genomic DNA TTTCTTGTTAACATTTTCGGAGTAATTTTACAAAAATGCCTGATAATCACAATATGAGTAAGTTACTTAGTCAACTATCTATAAACTGACTAAGATTTGATAATCTTTGATTAATACTGTTATTGTTAGGTATTCATAGAAGATATAAAACATCGTACTTTGTATTTATGATCACATAACCTGGATGTTTTGTAAGTTGTAGTAATTGTGATGTATTTGTTATATAAATTCAAATCATCGGTTTTTTCATGTATCTAAAGTAAAAGCAAAATTATGACAAGTTCTTTAGGTAACAATAGGTTATTTAACAAACTACATCCTTTATCTCTTTTAGCACAATTAAAAACTAAAAAAGTAACTGGATGTTTAAGTGTATATACTGATGTTTCTTCCTGGTCAATTTATTTAGAAGAAGGTAAATTAATTTATGCTACCTATTCAGATAAAGTCTTTGAACGTCTAGAAAGCCATTTACACCGATTAAATCAGGAAATTCCTGCTTTTAACGATACAACCTATGAGCAGATGGGGTTGATATTGGGGGATAAAGATCATAGTCAACTGATACCTAATGCTGATTATCATGCTGTTTGCTGGCTTGTGAATCAAGAATATATTACCCCTACACAAGCAGGAACTTTGATAGAAGAAATAGTCAAAGAGGTTCTAGAATCGTTTATTTCTTTAAAAGCTGGTAACTATAAATTAAATGCTGATTATGGCTTAAATGAATTACAAAAGTTTTGTTATTTAGATTTGCAATTAATTGTAGAACAATGTCAGAAACGGTTAGTTGAACGTCGAAATATTCCGGTGCAAAAAATATTAACCAGCACAGTTACAAATCAGAAAAAATCTCCACAAAAAGTAGACGATAGCACATTAAAGCAAAAATATACTGAAGACAATTCAAGTCAGGATTTATTGAGATTTCAAAAAACATCATATACAATTGCCTGTATTGATGATAGTCAAGCTGTTCTCAATTCTATTCAACATTTTTTAGATGAAAAGATATTCTCAGTCGTCACAATTAACGATCCTATCAAAGCCTTAATGCAAATTATCAGAAGTAAACCAGACTTAATTTTGTTAGATGTGGAAATGCCCAACTTAGATGGCTATGAGTTATGTTCTTTATTACGTAAACATTCAGGTTTTAAAAATATACCTATTATTATGGTGACAAGTAGAAAAGGATTTGTAGATAAAGCAAAGGCAAAAATTGTGAGGTCATCTGGTTATTTAACTAAACCCTTTACCAGAACAGATTTACTAAAGATGGTATCCAAACACATTGGTTAAATTCTAAAATTTTAAATCCTATCCATTTTAAATTTAATAAATTGCTGTTTCAAAATCTTGCATTTAAACCATGACTAGTTCTCAATTGAAATTTAATTCTCAAGTCAGCAACAATGTTTCAGAACATAGCTATCTTCAGTTTCAAATCAATCAACAAACTACTGCTGTATTATCAATTACTCATATCCAAGAAGCAATTATTGTACCGATTGGATCTGTCACATCCATGCCTAATATGCCACCTTATGTATTAGGATTAATGAATTGGCGTAGTCGGATTATTTGGGTAATCAATATGCCCAAATTATTCAATTTAGAAGGATTAGAATATCATCATAGACACTACAATATTATCGTGATTAAAGTAGAGTCCAATCTATTAGGTTTAGTAGTACAAGAAATTAAAGGTACAACTAAATTAATGACAGATGACATTCATTCTCCTATCGGACAAGTAGCAGCTAGTTTAGTACCTTATTTATCTGGATGTGTAGAACAAAAAGAAGAAACATTATTGGTGTTAGATGCAAGCAATATTGTTAATTATGCTCATTCTGTGAATGATTAAGTAACAAATTAAATAGCAAACAAATTTTAATAGCAGTTAAGTTTTAGAGGTGTTTATTTATGTCAAATAAAAACGATACTACCTATCAAAATCAGGATAACAATAAAACATTTATCCAAAAATCATCATCAGTTAGTGATCAGCAGCAAGAAGTAGTTAAAGATAAAGAGTCTCAGGATCAAAAAGATAAGAACTATTTGCAGAAGAATTTAATTAAACATTTCCGACAACTAAAATTTCACACCAAAGGAATATTAGTTTCTGTAGCTATCGGGACAGTGCCGATATTAGGACTGGGAATGATTAGTTATCATTTTGGTAGTAAATTGATTAGTAACCAGGTGATCAAAACCCAAGAAAGTCAAGCTGTTAGCTTAGGTGATGTTATTAAAAGATTTATGTTAGCCAGATATGGTGACATTCAAATTCTTGCCAAACTACCATTTTTAACTAATCCTCAAGTTGCTCAAAGTACAACACTGGCAGAAAAAACCGCACTACTAAATCAGTTTGTTAAAACTTACAAAGGCTATGATCACGTAGCAGTATTTAATTTGAATGGTAATATTATTTTGCAGTCACAAGGAGGAATTAGTAATCAAGAAAAAAATCTCAAGTATTTTCAAGAAGTTTTACAAAAAAATGCTCCAGTAATTAGTCAACCAGAAGTATTAAACAATAATGCTGTAGTGATTTATGTAGCTGCACCTGTGAAAGAAGTGGTTACAGGAAAAACTGTTGCTATCGTTAGAACTCGTGTATCTATGCAAATGCTCATGGAGTATATCAACAGTTCCGTAGACGATAGAAATGACTATTATTTAGTTGATCCTCAAGGTAAGTTTTTTCTCAGTCCACAGCAGAATTTACTAGCTCAAGCAGCTACAGTAATATATCCTGGTTTAGCTAATTTGGTAAATCAGAAAGATGTTAATAAGTTAAAAAAAGTTGAAACAATTTATCAAAGTCCACAGTTAGTGACTTATTTATCGTTACAGAAATTGGCAGATTTACCAGATTTAAACTGGAAATTGATTTTAGCGAAAGATAGGGTGACAGCTTTTCAACCACAGAAACAATTTTTAAAGCTAGTTGCTAATGTGTCAGCTTCACTAGCATTATTAATGACATTGCTTGTAGTTTGGTTAAGCAAAAGTATCACCAAGGAAAATACATTAGCTACGACTCAAGTAGAACCTTTGCAAGCAGGAGAAATCAAAGATACTGGCGAATATCAAAAAGAGGATATTCAAGTTAATCAAATATCTAAAATTGAGCAACAATGGCAAGAAAAAGATAATTTACATTCACAGATTTTAGATTTAATTAACCAGATAGAACAAGCTACTCATGGTGATTTAACAGTACAAGTAGAGGTGAGAGATGGAGAAATTGGTAATGTTGCCAAGTTGTTTAATTCTATTTTAGAAAGACTGCGATATATTGTGAGTCAAATTAAGGATAATACTAGAGAAATCAATAGAGGCATTGACAATAAAAAAGATGCAATTAATGATGTAAAAGCGGCTGGAGATGCACAAATTGATAAAATTAATAATACCTTAGCTACTGTCACAAAGATGACTAACTTGCTGGCAAATTTAGCCAAAGAAGCTGAAACAATTACTACTGTAACCAATCAATTCCACTATACCACTAATCAAAGTGGAGAAGCTATGGATTTGACGGTAGAAAATATTTTATCTTGGCAACAAACGGTAGATAATACAGCTAATAAAATTAAACAGTTGGGAGAATATTCTCAACAAATATCTCGCGTTGTTTCTTTGATTAATCAGATTGCGATTCAGACCAATCTATTAGCAATAAATGCAGGAATTGAAGCTGCACGTGCAGGAGAAGAAGGTCAAGGTTTTGCTGTGGTTGCTGAAGAAGTAGGGGAGTTAGCAGCACGAAGTACAGCAGCAGTTCAGGAACTGGAACAAATCGTTGAAAAAATGAAAGGAGACACAACAGAAGTTGTACAAGCGATGGAAATAGGTGCAAATCATTTAGTTGAGGGGAAACAGGTTATTGTTAATGCCAAGCAGAGTTTGCATGAAGTTGTGGATATATCTGCAAAAATAGAGACTTTTGTTAATTCGATTTCTACTACTTCTATATCTCAAGTGGAAACATCACATTTAATTAATCAATTGTTAGCAGAAATTGCGACTATTTCTCAAAATAATAGGGATTATTATCAGCAAATTTCTGATTGTTTACAAAACACTGCGGATATTTCCCAGCAGTTAGAAAGTAAAGTTGCCAACTGGAATGTCAATTAATAAATTAGTTTTTGAGTTGATTTTTTAAATGTTCAACACTTAATAAATAGATAAGGGATGATAATTTATGACTAGTGATAAAGAGTTAGAAATTCAGATGCAGTTTCTGGAGGAATCAACTGATTATTTGAATACCCTGGAAAGTATATTATTAGAAATTGATCCTAGTCAGCATCTGGATTTAGATAAGATTAATGCTGCTATGCGAGCCGCACATTCTATTAAGGGTGGTGCAGCGATGATGGGCTTTAAGGTTTTAAGTAATTTAGCTCATCGGTTAGAGGATTATTTTAAGGTTATTAAAACTCGCAAAAATTCTCTAAAAATTGATACGCATTTACAGAGTTTATTATTATCTGGAGTTGATTGGTTAAGACAAATTGTAGATTTATTGGCAGAAAGAAAATCTCTTGATGAAAAGTGGTTACAAACTTTTTGTTATCCTATTTTTGAGGAACTGCATCAGCATTTAGGTGATCCTTCTCCAGAGGATATTACAACAATGCTATCACCGGAAGATGGACAAGATATTATTCCTTTACTGTTTGAAACGGAGGTGGAGGAATGTTTACAACATTTAGAATCTTTGTTAACCAATAGTTCTACAACTGAGTTAAAAACAGCATTAGGAGTGATGGCTGGAGAGTTGGCTGGGTTGGGAGAAATGTTACAATTACCTAGTTTTATCCAACTTTGTGATTCAGTCACTCAATGTTTAGAAACACAACCAGAACGCTGTGTAGAAATTACTCAATTAGCATTAGCAGCTTGGAGGCGATCGCAAGCTTTAGTATTAACAAATCAAAGAAATAGATTACCAACAGAAATAGAATTAGGAGAAACTGTTGTTCATCAAAATCCTGCACAAGTTAATACTCAAATTACAGTAGAAACTCAGGAAAATAACTTGATAGCGGATGAGTTAATTCCTGATTTAGAATCTTTAGAAATAGAATTACCACCAGAAATTAATGCGGTAGAATTTCCTGATCCTAATATTGCTTTTACGCCGGAAATCACTACCCTTGATTATCAACACATTGAGCGAAAAATTGATGTTTCTAATATTTCTAAAGATAAGGATATTCATGAGAATACAGTCCGAGTTCCTAGTAAACAATTAGAAGAAATTAATGATTTATTTGGAGAGATTATTATTCAACGGAATGGTTTAAATTCCCAATTAGAAAAATTAAGAAAACTGGTTTTGGGACTGAGTCAAAGAGTACAAACCCTAAATCAAGAAAATCAAGAAGTTAGATCAGGTTATGAAAAAATTATCAATCAAATCATGTCTTCTGAGTTATTCACATCAGCAGGGCAAAAACAAGTATCTGAAGTAAATAATTTAGAAATAGATTTAGAACGTTATCAAAAATTAAATCTGCTATCTCAAGATGTGATGGAAACTATTGTGCAGGTAGCAGAAGTAGTTAGTGATATTCAAATTAGTGTTGATGACACCGATCAAATTGCCAGGAACTTTAATAAAACCTCTAAACAAGTACAGAGGAAACTAACACAAGTAAGAATGCGTCCTTTATCTGATTTAGTAGAGCGTTTCCCTAGAGCAATTCGTGACTTAAATGTTGAGTATGGTAAAAATGTACAGTTAAAAATAGAAGGTGGAAAAACATTAATTGAACGCAGTATTTTAGAGGCTTTGAATGAGCCATTAATGCACTTATTAAGGAATGCTTTCGATCATGGTATTGAAGATCCAGCAACTCGTCGTAAATTAGGAAAATCGGAACAAGGATTGATAGAAATTAAAGGATTTCATCGCAGCGATCGCACAATAGTGACTATCAGTGATGATGGCAAAGGAATTTCCTTAGAAAAAATTCGTCACCGCGCCGTTAGCATGGGTTTAGACACCGCATTAATAGCCGCTGCTAGTGAAGAAGAATTATTATCATTAATATTTGAGCCAGGTTTTACCACCTCTGAACGAGTGACAGCCTTATCTGGTCGGGGTGTGGGTATGGATGTAGTTCGCAATAATCTACAATTAGTCAGAGGTGACGTTAAGGTTGATACACAATCAGGAATTGGGACAACTTTTATTTTATCAGTGCCATTTACATTGTCTGTAGCGCGAGTTTTATTAATAGAAAGTGACATAGGTAGCGGTTTACATAATCGCATGGTTTTGGCATTTCCTACAGATGTAGTTTTGGAAATATTTTTATTAGCAGATGATCAAGTTTTCTCAATGGATGGAGGAGAATTTATTAAATGGAAAGATACAATGTTACCTTTAATGCGCTTGGGTAATTATTTTGAATTTAACTCTTCTCACTATAATCATTTAGAAATAGAAAGTACCACAAAAATTAATGCTAGTAGTGTGTTAATCATTAAAAATGATCATCAACAAATAGCTGTACAAATAGATCGTTGTTGGGGTGAACAAGAAGTTGCTATTCGTCAAGTAGAAGGAAATATACCTTTACCTGATGGTTTTAGCAACTGTACAATGTTGGGTGATGGTAGAGTAGTACCTTTAGTAAATACTAATGAATTAGTATCTTGGGCAACAAATAATCAACGTCCTCATAAAACAAATAAATTACCAAAAACTAAATTAAAAACGGCTTTTCTGAAACCACAAAAAGCTAGACCTGTGACAAGACGAAATCATAAAAAAGGGATAATTTTAATTGTTGATGACTCCATAAATGTGCGGCGTTATTTAGCTTTAACTTTGGAAAAAGGAGGTTATCAAGTAGAACAGGCTAAAGATGGTCAAGATGCTTGGGAAAAACTAGAAAGTGGTTTGCAGGTACAAGCTGTGATTTGTGACATTGAAATGCCAAGATTAGATGGTTATAGCTTTTTAGAAAGAGTAAAATCTCACACTGATTTAAAAAGTATTCCTGTGGCTATGTTGACCTCTCGTAGTAGTAATAAACATCGGCAACTAGCAATGCAATTAGGAGCTAGAGCTTATTTTTCTAAACCTTATAATGAACAAGATTTATTAAGAACCTTGGAAGAGATAATTTTTCAAATTTCCGAGACACAAGCTAATAATAATTGAATGAATAAACTGGGAATTGAGATAGCTTATTTGGTTTATTCATGATACGAGTTTATAAGTGAACGTTGTTTAAGCTACAATATCAAAACACTGATAATATAGACCGAAAAATGAAAGAGATAAACTCTATTATTAAAACATTTTTAGACAATCAGCACAACAACAAAAAATTATTTTTAGCAACTGTTGTCAATGTTCAAGGTTCTACTTACCGTCAACCTGGTGCGCGGATGCTGATGACAACATCAGGTGAGATAGTAGGAACTATCAGCGGTGGTTGTTTAGAAAATGATGTAATTGAGCATACCCGCTTAATGACAGATAAAAAAGCAAAAGTAATTACCTATGACACCAATGCAGAAGAAGATATTATTTGGGGTTTTGGGTTGGGTTGTAATGGTGTTGTAGATATTTTAATTGAGTCCTTAGAAAAGGAGAATTCAGTTAATCCTTTAAAGTTTATTCATCAATGTTTATCCGCACAAAAATCAGGAATTATTGCTACTATTTTTAGTGTTACTGGTAATATTGATGTGCAATTGGGAGCGTGTTTAACACTCAATTCAGATGATTTTGTAAATAGTAATATTCCTGAATCTAGTTTACAACAAGCATTAATTAAAGATAGCAAAGCAGCTTTAGAAAATCAACATTCAAGTTTTCATAAATATCAACTTCCTTTAGGGGAAGTTAACGTTTTTATTGAATTTATTCAACCACCACCAAACTTAATGATTTTTGGTGCTGGCCGTGATGCTGTTCCAGTTATGAACTTTGCCAAAGCATTAGGATGGAAAGTTACTATTTTTGATTGTCGCGCTTTAGAAGTAACTCAAGAACGTTTTATCAGTGCGGATAAAGTCATTCTCACCCGTCGAGAGATTTTACATCAACAGGTATCTGTCAATGAAAATTCTATTGCTGTGGTAATGACTCATAATTATTTTGATGATTTAGCAGTTCTCAAACTTTTGATCCCATCTCATATTAAATATTTGGGTTGTTTAGGTTCTAAAAAGCGTACCGCTAGATTACTAACTGATTTACAGTCAGATGTGGGAGAATTGACATCCAAGCAATTAGAAAAATTCTATGCTCCCGTCGGTTTAGATATTGGTGCAGATACACCGGAAACAATAGCTTTATCTATAGTTGCGGAAATTCAAGCTGTACTTAAAAATCGGGATGGTGGGTTTTTAAAAAATCGCACAAAACCAATTAATCAAAGAAATGAAATCCAGGAGGTAAAAATTAAATAAAAGTAATTGTAGGGTGAGTTAGCGATAGCGTAACGCACCAAATCTTGAATATCTAATGATTGTAAATATGAATAAATCCAATGTTGGGATAATTATTTTAGCCGCTGGTGCATCAACTCGCATGGGTTCACCAAAACAACTGTTATATTATCAAGGAGAAAATTTAGTTAACAGAACAATAAAAAATGTAATTGCGTCTGTATGTAATCCAGTCATATTAGTATTAGGAGCAAATGCCGAAAATATCCGTAATCACATTCATGAAACTGCAATTAAAATCCTAGAAAATCCAGATTGGCAATTAGGAATGAGTTCCTCAATTAAATATGGAATCACGGAAATAACAGAAAATTATCCTGATTTAGAAGCGGTAGTAATTACTGTTTGTGATCAACCATTTCTGACAGTAGAAATTATTAATAATTTAGTCACATCTTACCATTCAACCAATAAACCTATCATTGCTTGTAAATATGCAGATACATTAGGAGTACCTGTTTTATTTAACAAAAATTACTTTTTAAAATTAGCCAATTTAACTCAAGATATGGGAGCAAGAAAAATTATTAAAACCTATACAGAAGATGTTTTGAGTATTCCTTTCCCTTTAGGTGCAATTGATATTGATACACCACAAGATTATCAACAACTTCAAGAAAAGTAAATAAATTTTTAACGACAATTTTAGTTAGGGTTTAGCATTACTAAACCCCTATTCAAATATTTTAATCAGTTAGGAAATATGCAAAACAGCTTTACCTGGAAAACGTCTATCTAGCAATTGTTGAGCAACATCAGCAATTTCTGTCCAAGGTGCTTCGATATCAATGTGAGGACGTAACTGACCAGATTCTACCAACTCAACTAACCATTTTAACCCCACAGATGCTGGTTCTTGTTTGAGTTCATGAAAAACAATTAAACCGTAAATACTCGCACCTCCCAAGGCATAAAGATTACCTGCATTAAATGTCACCTCTCGTCCGGCTGTAGTTCCAAACACCACAGCTTTACCATTTGTACTTAGTAAACCTATAGCTGTTCCCAACACAGAACCGCCTACAGAGTCCACAATTAAATGATATGGCCCATATTCTTTCGCTGGTGCAATATCTTCACCGATAACGATATGATGCGCTCCTGCTTCTTTAACCACCGCTTCATACTTAGAATTACGCAGGTGTGCTGTTACCTTTGCGCCGCTTAACCGGGCTAATTGAATAGCGAAGTTACCAACACCACCGGATGCCCCAGTAATTAACACAGGTTTGTTGAGAAGAAAACCGCCTTTTTTCAAGACATGATATGCTGTTAAACCCGCTACGGGGAGTGTGGCAGCTTGAGCAAATGATACAAAGTGGGGAAGTTCTGCTAAGGAGTGGGTAGGTACTGCAACCAATTCACCCCAAGCGCCGGAGGGAAGAAAACCCACTACCCGCGTTCCTGGTGCTGGCCCTGAACCATCGGCGGCGGGAGTTTCCACAGTACCGGCTAAGTCCCAACCAGGCCGCCAACCAGCTTGGGCATTTGCAGCGCGTCTGATTTCGCCACGATTGAGTGATATTGATGCAACTTTGATTATAGCTTCGTTTGCGGCTGGGGTAGGTGCTGCAACTTCGCTTAAAGCCAAGCGTCCTGGTACATTGGGGTCAACTACAATAGCGCGAATTTTGTTGTTCATGTTTTTTATGTCCTGGTTTGATAGACTTTTGGAGGATGTAAAACCTGGCAAAATTGTCTGTGCTTATGAATTTTTTTGTGAGAATTGTAATTATTTTACATTGCAATCCTATCTGAGAATATAATTATTGTTTTTCATCTTAATTAAGATATGATAGAAAAGTTAATGCTCAGGCATATTTAGAAACTGAAAAACTTCAATAATTGCTGATAGCAAGTCAATCCAAATGTTAAAGGATACGGCCATGAAAGTTAAAGTCAAAAATCTTGGTGCTTTAAAACAAGCCGAATTTACACTTGGTGATTTGACAATTATTTGTGGTTATAACAATACTGGTAAAACCTATGCTACTTATGCTTTATTTGGCTTTTTATATAGGTGGCGTAAAGTGTTTCCAATTACTATTAATCATGACAAAATTACAGAATTACTTACAGACGGCGTAACTCTTATTGACATTCAAGAATATGCTCAACAAGTTGATCAAATTGTAGCTAAAGGCTGTGAAGTATATAGTCGAGAATTATCTGAAATTTTTGCTGCATCCTCTAATCGGTTTAAAAATACAGAATTTGAGTTTAAGTTAGAAACAAAAAATATTAACTTATTAGATCAATATGATATCACTATTAACTTTGGAGAATCTTCACTTTTTTCTATCGCCAAAAGTAAAGGCAGCACAGAATTAGTAATTACTTTAGTAGGGAATAAAGAAAAAGTCAAAATACCTGATTTTATCATTGAAAAGTATATTAGTGATGCGTTAAAAAATATTATTTTTAAAAACAAACTACCTCGTCCTTTTATCGCTAGTAGTGAAAGAACCGGGGCGGCAATTTTTCGTAAAGATTTAAATTTTGATCGGAATCGTTTATTGGAAGAAATTGGTTCTGCTGGAGACAACATTGATAGGACAGAACTTTTACTTAAAGATTATGGAGATTATGCACTTCCTATTAAAACCAATGTAGATTTTATCCGCAGACTAGAAACTATTGTTAAAAAAAACAGTTTTATCTATGAAAGTCACCCTGATATCTTAGAACATTTTGCTGATATTATCGGTGGTGAATATAGTGTGACTCGCAATGATGAACTTTATTATTTACCTGCTGGAAAAAGAGTTAAACTTTCTATGGATGAAAGTTCTAGTGCTGTCCGTTCTCTCTTAGATATTGGTTTTTATTTGAGACACGAAGCTCAACCAGGTGATTTACTGATGATAGATGAACCAGAATTAAACCTTCATCCTGAAAACCAACGTCGTGTAGCTCGGTTATTTGCTCGACTTGTGAATGTAGGTGTTAAAGTATTTATTACAACTCACAGTGATTATATTATTAAAGAACTGAATACTTTGATCATGCTCAATCATGATAAACCCCATCTCACAGAAATTGCCAAAACAGAAGGTTATAGCTCAGAAGAATTGATATCTGCTGAAAAAATTAAAGTCTATATTGCTGAAGAGGCATTGGTAAAATTAGATGGTAGGGCTAAAAAAACTAAATGTCAAACTTTAATCCCAGCACAAATAAGTTCCGAATTAGGTATTGAAGCTCGTAGTTTTGATCAAACCATTGAAACTATGAACCGTATTCAAGAAGCAATTGTCTGGGGTGAATAGTAATGTCTGATATTGCTATCTTGAAAGAGATGATAAAAAATACTGCAACTGTACCATTAAAAGATGAGAATGGTAAAAAAATAGTGACTCTTGAAGAACCTGATCTACCTAACTGTTTTGTAACAATTCGTGGTATACCAGATGAAGATCAATTTATTGTGATTAAAGCAGATCAATTTCCTGCACCAAATACTATTTTTAATGGTTCAAAGGGTGAGTGTAAGCGGGCTGATTTTATCATTGTTGCTGATACTGACAGGAAAAAAGTTATTCTCTGTATAGAGATGAAAGCAAAGAGAAAAACTGCCAAAGAATGGGAAATTATTCAGCAGCTTAAAGGTGCAAAGTGTTGTGTTGAATATTTTCAGAAAGTAGGTAAAGAGTTTTGGGGACATTCCCATTTTCTTGATAGTTATGTTTATCGGTTTGTAACTATTAGAAATATTAATATTGATAAAAGAACAACGCAAGAAAAAACCACAGATAATCATGATATTCCAGAAAAAATGTTAAAATTATCTGCTCCTAAGTCTAACTATATATTATTTAATCGTTTAATAGGAGTGAGGAAATAAACATTTTAAACATTTTCACCACAAGCTAGTATTAATAACTCAATTTATGATATTAAATAAACAATTAACAACCATAACCATATAAATCCTATGACTAACCTGATTGAATACGAAGACGCTAACCCAGAAGTACGTGCAGTTTACGACGATATCCGCGCTACTAGACAAACTGAATATATCAACAATTTCTGGAAAGCATTAGCTAATCATCCCCCAACATTAAAACGAACTTGGGAAAATCTCAAGGAAATTATGGCAGGTGAAGGTGAAATTGATCCATTAACGCGAGAATTAATTTACATTGCGGTGAGTGTAACTAATAACTGTGAATATTGCATTGCTTCCCACAGTACCGCAGCTAAAAATAAAGGCATGACTGATACAATGTTTGGGGAATTAATGGCGATTACTGGTGCTGCTAATATGACAAATAGGTTGGCTAATGGTTATCAAATTCCTGTGGATGAAATATTTAAACAGCAGTAAGTTAAGTTCAAATAATTTTATCTCCCTAATAAATTCTCAACATCTTGACAACCACCGGGAATGGTTTTTCTGCTTTTTTCTCCACACCAAGCACAGCAGTAACGACGGACTGAATCTGACATTCTTTCAGCCTTGCTAAAATCAGCGTTTTCAACCACTGCACCAGTGTGTTCTCCAGTGTCATAGTTGGGGGGATGGATGCGACTGCGGGGTGAGGCTTTTTGTAAATAACCATAAAAAAAGCGGACACCATTTAAATCAGCATTTCTAAGATTAGCATCGTATAAAATGGTGCGGGAAAGATTGACTTTGACTAAATCACAACCACTGAGGTTAGCACGGACTAGGTTCGCTTCACTTAAATCAATCCACCGTAAATCAGTTTTGGAAAGGTCTGCACCTGCTAACATTACCCCTAAGTCAATTACTCGTACTCCTTCTAACCTATCTTCGGCGTAACCACCGACACCATCAAGAATGGCTCTACCGAGACGGCGATCGCGTTTTAATGGTGTTAATAATTTGGAACGGGAAAGAAAGCGGAGAATTTTAGCTTTTCCACTCCCATCTACACTACTAAAAATAGCAGCGGTACGTCCTTCTGCGATCGCTCTTTCCTGTGGCCAGTCTTCTAATAATCCTTCTTCATCTAATACTAAATCAGATATACCTTGAAAATAAGAATCTATAGTTTGCTGTTGCGTAATAATATTTTGTTGAACCGTTAATTGATTTTGTTGAATAGTTAAATCCTTAGAAATAATGTATTGTCGCCAGGCTACATAAACTGCAACAACAGCAATAGAAATTTGCCCTAAAGCACCGAACCATTCCGCTAAAGTTCCCGAAGCATCCCAGTTAATAAACTTTCCTAAACTGAGGATAATTTCACCAACACCAGTAAATTTTAATAACCCAATAATACTGACAGATAAACCAATTAACCCTAACAATAGAATTATTTCCTGGGGAGAAAACCATTTTTTAAATTTTGCTTCTAACCA from Okeanomitos corallinicola TIOX110 includes the following:
- a CDS encoding AAA family ATPase encodes the protein MKVKVKNLGALKQAEFTLGDLTIICGYNNTGKTYATYALFGFLYRWRKVFPITINHDKITELLTDGVTLIDIQEYAQQVDQIVAKGCEVYSRELSEIFAASSNRFKNTEFEFKLETKNINLLDQYDITINFGESSLFSIAKSKGSTELVITLVGNKEKVKIPDFIIEKYISDALKNIIFKNKLPRPFIASSERTGAAIFRKDLNFDRNRLLEEIGSAGDNIDRTELLLKDYGDYALPIKTNVDFIRRLETIVKKNSFIYESHPDILEHFADIIGGEYSVTRNDELYYLPAGKRVKLSMDESSSAVRSLLDIGFYLRHEAQPGDLLMIDEPELNLHPENQRRVARLFARLVNVGVKVFITTHSDYIIKELNTLIMLNHDKPHLTEIAKTEGYSSEELISAEKIKVYIAEEALVKLDGRAKKTKCQTLIPAQISSELGIEARSFDQTIETMNRIQEAIVWGE
- a CDS encoding carboxymuconolactone decarboxylase family protein; translation: MTNLIEYEDANPEVRAVYDDIRATRQTEYINNFWKALANHPPTLKRTWENLKEIMAGEGEIDPLTRELIYIAVSVTNNCEYCIASHSTAAKNKGMTDTMFGELMAITGAANMTNRLANGYQIPVDEIFKQQ
- a CDS encoding pentapeptide repeat-containing protein is translated as MSKESNSSYPPEDNSDQNLQTDNFLDGLGDNEITEKILAEQDALSAISHLQSHHHSDVLKSDQSSGNVVSNYQSSVKPRALISTILAIALTSIGIIINNPFLGILGTLVTLGLSITMLLPWIINLLPWLEAKFKKWFSPQEIILLLGLIGLSVSIIGLLKFTGVGEIILSLGKFINWDASGTLAEWFGALGQISIAVVAVYVAWRQYIISKDLTIQQNQLTVQQNIITQQQTIDSYFQGISDLVLDEEGLLEDWPQERAIAEGRTAAIFSSVDGSGKAKILRFLSRSKLLTPLKRDRRLGRAILDGVGGYAEDRLEGVRVIDLGVMLAGADLSKTDLRWIDLSEANLVRANLSGCDLVKVNLSRTILYDANLRNADLNGVRFFYGYLQKASPRSRIHPPNYDTGEHTGAVVENADFSKAERMSDSVRRYCCAWCGEKSRKTIPGGCQDVENLLGR